Sequence from the Curtobacterium sp. MCLR17_007 genome:
TCGTGCTCTCGTTGACTGGTCGTCGGACCAGCGGTCGTTACTGGTTCTTCAGCTGCTCGACGACCTGGTCGTACTGCGGTGCGTTCATGAAGTTGCCGACCGACACGTGCTGTGCGTTCGGGTTCTTCTGCTTCGCGCGGTCCGTCAGTTCCTCCTGCGTGATGATGAGGTCCTCGTCACCCGTCAGGTTCGCGATGGCCTTGTTGACGACGGTGACGCCCTCGATGCCGGCCTTCTTCACCTTGTTGCGCAGGACGCTGGCGCCCATCGCGCTGGAGCCCATGCCGGCGTCGCAGGCGAACACCACGTTCTGCACGCGGGTGGCCGTCGCGGTACTGGCCGAGCCGACGCCGCCGAGGGACGCCTCGGCCTCTTCCTCGTTGGCGGGCGAGTTGTTGCCGAGCAGGCCGGCGGTCGCGGCGTTGACGTCGCGGCCCTTGTTCGCCTGCAGCTTGGCCATCGCGGCGCTCATGTCGCCGCCGCCGTTCGCCAGGTCGCGCTTGCGGGTCGTGATGAGGAAGAACGACGCGACGGCGAAGGACACCGCGGCCGACAGCACCACGGACAGGATGACGCCGAGGAAGCTGTTGCGCTCCGTGGCGCCGAGCACCGCGAAGATCGAACCCGGCGACGCAGGCGCGACCAGACCGGACTTGAACGCGACGTTCGTGGCGACACCGGTCGCACCACCGAGGATGACGGCGATGAACAGGACCGGCTTCTGCAGCACGTACGGGAAGTAGATCTCGTGGATGCCGCCGAAGAACTGGATGATGATCGCGCCGGGAGCGGTCGAGCGGGCGATGCCGACACCGAAGAAGGTGAAGGCGAGCAGGATGCCGAGGCCGGGGCCGGGGTTCGCCTCGAGCAGGAAGAGGATGCTCTTGCCGGACTCCTGGACCTGCTGCGCGCCGAGCTGGTCGAGCACGCCGTGGTTGATGGCGTTGTTGAGGAAGAACACCTTGGCGGGCTCGATGATGATGCTCGCGACGGGCAGCAGCGAGTGCTGCACGAGGAAGTTCACGGCGTCGCCGAGGCCCTCGGCGATGAGCTTGAACAGCGGCGCGAGCCAGAAGAACCCGATCATCGCGAGCACGAAGCCGAGGATGCCGGCCGCGTAGTTGTTGACGAGCATCTCGAAGCCCGGCTTGATCTTGCCGTCCCAGATCTTGTCGATCTGCTTGATCAGGTACGCGCCGAGCGGCCCGCAGATCATCGCACCGAGGATCATCGTGGTGCCCGAGGCCCCGACGATGACGCCCATGGTCATGATCGAGCCGACGACCGCGCCGCGGGTCTCGTAGACCATCCGGCCGCCCTGGATCGCGATCGCGAGCGGGATCAGGTAGGTCAGGATCGGGCCGACGAGCCCGGGGTTGGCGACCCCGGCGGTCTCACCGAAGCCACCGAGGACGCCGACGGGCGTCCAGCCGGTCTGGATGAAGAACGCGGTGATGATGCCCCACGCGATGAAGATCGCGATGTTGGGCATGACCATGCCGGAGAGGAACGTGCCGAACTTCTGGACGGCGACGCGTGCGCCTCCCCGCGACTTCGCGGGAGCGTCAGGCGCTGCAACGGACGACGTTGTCATGTGCGATGACTTTCTGTGTGGTGGTGCTGCTGCGTGGAGGGTGACGGGTTGTGGAGCAGGGGCTAGACGGCGTGCGCGGCCGCCGCAGCGGACTTGGCAGCCGCCGCAGTGGACGCGGCGAGTGCCGCCCGGGCCATCTCGCGGGCTTCGTCGAGCGTGTGCCTGCCGAGTTCGGCGCGCACGTCGGCGAGGGCCGCGGGGGTCATGGAGAGGGTGGTGGCGCCGAGGCCGACCAGGACGACGGCGAGCAGCGGGTCGGCCGCGGCCTCGCCGCAGATGCCGACCCCCTTGCCCGCATCGGCACCGGCGCTGCCGAGCTGCGCGACGAGGCGCAGGACGGCCGGGTGCCACGGGTCCTGGTAGGACGCGACGGTGCCGAGCATGCGGTCGGCAGCCATCGTGTACTGCGTCAGGTCGTTCGTGCCGATCGACACGAAGTCGGCGGACTGGAAGACCTGTTCGGCCATGAGCGCGAGCGAGGGGACCTCGGCCATCACGCCCGCGGTGCGGATCCCGAGCTCGCGGGCCAGGTCGACGAAGTACTCGGTCTCCTCGGCGTCGGCGACCATCGGCGCCATCACCCACAGGTCCGCTTCGGTCTCGGCATCGGCCTGGGCGAGGGCGGTGAGCTGGTCGCGCAGCACCTCGGGGTGGTTCCGGAGCGCGCGGAGCCCACGACGGCCGAGCGCCGGGTTCTCCTCGTCCTTGTCG
This genomic interval carries:
- a CDS encoding PTS mannitol transporter subunit IICB, encoding MTTSSVAAPDAPAKSRGGARVAVQKFGTFLSGMVMPNIAIFIAWGIITAFFIQTGWTPVGVLGGFGETAGVANPGLVGPILTYLIPLAIAIQGGRMVYETRGAVVGSIMTMGVIVGASGTTMILGAMICGPLGAYLIKQIDKIWDGKIKPGFEMLVNNYAAGILGFVLAMIGFFWLAPLFKLIAEGLGDAVNFLVQHSLLPVASIIIEPAKVFFLNNAINHGVLDQLGAQQVQESGKSILFLLEANPGPGLGILLAFTFFGVGIARSTAPGAIIIQFFGGIHEIYFPYVLQKPVLFIAVILGGATGVATNVAFKSGLVAPASPGSIFAVLGATERNSFLGVILSVVLSAAVSFAVASFFLITTRKRDLANGGGDMSAAMAKLQANKGRDVNAATAGLLGNNSPANEEEAEASLGGVGSASTATATRVQNVVFACDAGMGSSAMGASVLRNKVKKAGIEGVTVVNKAIANLTGDEDLIITQEELTDRAKQKNPNAQHVSVGNFMNAPQYDQVVEQLKNQ